In Plodia interpunctella isolate USDA-ARS_2022_Savannah chromosome 17, ilPloInte3.2, whole genome shotgun sequence, one genomic interval encodes:
- the LOC128677095 gene encoding facilitated trehalose transporter Tret1-like isoform X1 encodes MAKICVTPFMRQCYVTTGMSLNMASHGFVMGYAAVLLPQLRRDGSVIRIDEVSGSWIASTPAIFQILGNFIVPTVMNIMGRRRANLISILLMIICWLIISRAGNFATLIICRAIQGISLGFSASLGPVLIGEYTSPKNRGSFITTTSVAMAIGVLTIHTLGSYLSWQMSALIISIIAFLNLIIVIYSPESPTWLAEKGKYSESRNVFLWLRGSGEEEELNKMIDAAIIIKDIKSSTVIPETVGGKIKKYFSNLSAALTKKEFYKPIFIMINVYNMGVWSAVALLTAYIIDVIHNVVGSDINVPLIAISLGIQRIVSNLLAVYLYKKCKRKTLMYLACGMNAVILFVTGAYVYAKSNNYLPYDHPIIGIILLHLHMISGAIGSVPFPFIIAGEIFPTQYKSLAGGISVVIFSSTFSVMIKTVPTMINTFGFDGSYIIYGVMVTYFLIISGIFLPETKDRTLQDIEDEFRGKPLSAEEMRSVQSLTAWKQHKTARRCSSPLI; translated from the exons ATGGCGAAAATATGTGTCACTCCTTTTATGAGACAG TGTTACGTGACCACGGGGATGTCTCTGAACATGGCATCCCACGGGTTCGTGATGGGGTATGCAGCTGTCCTGCTCCCACAGCTACGACGGGACGGCTCTGTCATACGCATCGACGAAGTTTCTGGATCTTGGATAG caTCCACTCCGGCAATATTTCAAATCCTGGGCAACTTCATCGTTCCAACTGTCATGAACATAATGGGCAGAAGACGAGCCAACCTCATCAGCATTCTACTCATGATCATATGCTGGCTGATCATCTCCAGAGCGGGCAACTTTGCCACACTCATAATTTGTAGAGCTATTCAAGGAATTTCCTTAGGATTCAGTGCGTCATTAGGACCAGTCTTAATTGGAGAATATACTTCCCCGAAAAATAGAGGTTCATTCATAACAACCACATCAGTTGCTATGGCTATAGGAGTCTTAACAATCCATACTCTAGGATCTTATTTATCATGGCAAATGTCagcattaattatttctattattgcatttttaaatCTGATCATTGTTATATATTCACCAGAATCTCCCACCTGGTTAGCCGAAAAAGGCAAATACAGTGAAAGTAGAAATGTGTTTCTATGGTTAAGAGGTAGCggtgaagaagaagagttAAATAAGATGATTGATGCGGCAATCATCATCAAGGATATTAAATCCTCCACAGTCATACCAGAAACAGTAGGTGGCaagataaaaaagtattttagtaatttaagtGCAGCTTTAactaaaaaagaattttacaagccaatttttataatgataaatgttTACAACATGGGAGTGTGGTCTGCTGTGGCTCTGTTGACAGCTTATATCATAGACGTTATCCACAACGTAGTTGGTTCAGACATTAATGTTCCACTTATAGCAATTAGTTTAGGCATTCAAAGAATAGTATCGAATCTATTGGccgtttatttgtataaaaaatgtaaacgaaAGACATTAATGTATCTTGCTTGTGGAATGAATGCGGTAATTCTTTTTGTAACTGGTGCATATGTCTATGCCAAAAGTAATAACTATCTACCATACGATCATCCAATTATAGGCATAATATTGTTGCATTTGCACATGATCTCTGGAGCGATAGGCTCTGTACCTTTCCCATTTATCATTGCCGGCGAAATTTTCCCCACACAATACAAAAGTCTGGCTGGAGGTATTAGTGTTGTGATATTTTCAAGTACTTTCTCCGTTATGATAAAGACAGTACCAACAATGATAAATACATTTGGTTTTGACGgtagttacataatatatggTGTTATGGTgacttattttttgataatatctGGGATATTTTTGCCAGAGACGAAAGATAGGACGTTACAGGATATTGAAGACGAATTTAGAGGCAAACCTTTGAGTGCGGAGGAGATGAGATCTGTCCAGTCGCTGACTGCTTGGAAACAACACAAAACTGCCAGGCGCTGTAGCAGTCCTCTGATATGA
- the LOC128677095 gene encoding facilitated trehalose transporter Tret1-like isoform X2 codes for MSLNMASHGFVMGYAAVLLPQLRRDGSVIRIDEVSGSWIASTPAIFQILGNFIVPTVMNIMGRRRANLISILLMIICWLIISRAGNFATLIICRAIQGISLGFSASLGPVLIGEYTSPKNRGSFITTTSVAMAIGVLTIHTLGSYLSWQMSALIISIIAFLNLIIVIYSPESPTWLAEKGKYSESRNVFLWLRGSGEEEELNKMIDAAIIIKDIKSSTVIPETVGGKIKKYFSNLSAALTKKEFYKPIFIMINVYNMGVWSAVALLTAYIIDVIHNVVGSDINVPLIAISLGIQRIVSNLLAVYLYKKCKRKTLMYLACGMNAVILFVTGAYVYAKSNNYLPYDHPIIGIILLHLHMISGAIGSVPFPFIIAGEIFPTQYKSLAGGISVVIFSSTFSVMIKTVPTMINTFGFDGSYIIYGVMVTYFLIISGIFLPETKDRTLQDIEDEFRGKPLSAEEMRSVQSLTAWKQHKTARRCSSPLI; via the exons ATGTCTCTGAACATGGCATCCCACGGGTTCGTGATGGGGTATGCAGCTGTCCTGCTCCCACAGCTACGACGGGACGGCTCTGTCATACGCATCGACGAAGTTTCTGGATCTTGGATAG caTCCACTCCGGCAATATTTCAAATCCTGGGCAACTTCATCGTTCCAACTGTCATGAACATAATGGGCAGAAGACGAGCCAACCTCATCAGCATTCTACTCATGATCATATGCTGGCTGATCATCTCCAGAGCGGGCAACTTTGCCACACTCATAATTTGTAGAGCTATTCAAGGAATTTCCTTAGGATTCAGTGCGTCATTAGGACCAGTCTTAATTGGAGAATATACTTCCCCGAAAAATAGAGGTTCATTCATAACAACCACATCAGTTGCTATGGCTATAGGAGTCTTAACAATCCATACTCTAGGATCTTATTTATCATGGCAAATGTCagcattaattatttctattattgcatttttaaatCTGATCATTGTTATATATTCACCAGAATCTCCCACCTGGTTAGCCGAAAAAGGCAAATACAGTGAAAGTAGAAATGTGTTTCTATGGTTAAGAGGTAGCggtgaagaagaagagttAAATAAGATGATTGATGCGGCAATCATCATCAAGGATATTAAATCCTCCACAGTCATACCAGAAACAGTAGGTGGCaagataaaaaagtattttagtaatttaagtGCAGCTTTAactaaaaaagaattttacaagccaatttttataatgataaatgttTACAACATGGGAGTGTGGTCTGCTGTGGCTCTGTTGACAGCTTATATCATAGACGTTATCCACAACGTAGTTGGTTCAGACATTAATGTTCCACTTATAGCAATTAGTTTAGGCATTCAAAGAATAGTATCGAATCTATTGGccgtttatttgtataaaaaatgtaaacgaaAGACATTAATGTATCTTGCTTGTGGAATGAATGCGGTAATTCTTTTTGTAACTGGTGCATATGTCTATGCCAAAAGTAATAACTATCTACCATACGATCATCCAATTATAGGCATAATATTGTTGCATTTGCACATGATCTCTGGAGCGATAGGCTCTGTACCTTTCCCATTTATCATTGCCGGCGAAATTTTCCCCACACAATACAAAAGTCTGGCTGGAGGTATTAGTGTTGTGATATTTTCAAGTACTTTCTCCGTTATGATAAAGACAGTACCAACAATGATAAATACATTTGGTTTTGACGgtagttacataatatatggTGTTATGGTgacttattttttgataatatctGGGATATTTTTGCCAGAGACGAAAGATAGGACGTTACAGGATATTGAAGACGAATTTAGAGGCAAACCTTTGAGTGCGGAGGAGATGAGATCTGTCCAGTCGCTGACTGCTTGGAAACAACACAAAACTGCCAGGCGCTGTAGCAGTCCTCTGATATGA